A window of Verrucomicrobiia bacterium contains these coding sequences:
- a CDS encoding nuclear transport factor 2 family protein: MPAKTTVKFRMQTCGEGLKSVRVTSGLGTAAGTVITSVTGLQAERELTEGTKHGGKPQSEARSRNKTAKPRQGHCQDHLQPENLRNMKTAKDLLETYLAAISAGEVERAIALFADDGGIEFPYFGSVNLPIRYQGPEALRRFFVPVVDGAENFKFQNIKIFPGEDENHVSGEYEVDAVIKKTARRYRQLYGGRLIAENGRIKLLREFCDTVEVARAMFPNGVKDLVQKD; encoded by the coding sequence ATGCCGGCGAAAACAACCGTGAAATTCCGAATGCAGACTTGCGGCGAAGGATTGAAAAGCGTGCGTGTCACCTCTGGCTTGGGAACGGCGGCGGGCACGGTGATCACGAGCGTCACTGGTTTACAGGCGGAAAGGGAACTGACGGAAGGGACAAAGCATGGAGGGAAGCCGCAATCCGAGGCTCGTTCCCGCAACAAAACCGCCAAGCCGCGTCAGGGACATTGTCAAGATCACTTACAACCAGAAAATCTGCGAAATATGAAAACAGCAAAGGACCTCCTCGAAACATACCTCGCCGCCATTTCCGCGGGCGAGGTGGAAAGAGCGATAGCGCTATTCGCGGACGATGGCGGAATTGAATTTCCCTATTTCGGGTCGGTCAACCTGCCGATCCGCTACCAGGGGCCGGAGGCTTTGAGGCGGTTTTTTGTCCCCGTCGTGGATGGGGCAGAGAATTTCAAGTTCCAGAACATCAAAATTTTCCCTGGCGAAGACGAAAATCACGTCTCAGGTGAGTACGAGGTGGATGCGGTAATTAAAAAAACGGCCCGACGCTACCGGCAGCTTTACGGAGGCCGGCTCATTGCAGAAAACGGAAGGATAAAGCTCTTGCGGGAATTTTGCGACACCGTGGAAGTTGCGCGCGCCATGTTCCCCAACGGCGTGAAAGATTTGGTGCAGAAAGATTAA
- a CDS encoding LysR family transcriptional regulator produces MELRHLRYFAAVAAHGNFSRAANQLHMTQPALSRQVKNLEDEIGVALVVRGQNTISLTSAGENFYEEAKDILARVDVAVRRIRTRPQGEKLRVGYVHSLTAGIMPRVVEQFQTFNRGVFLELSDLTTETMCQRAAAEQIDIAILPKSLETHFKGFQWVELQRLAPVLVISKKSPLAKLAKIHPEKLREKTLLGLGADKYPEYVPRLKAILEPFGVKPQLRNHTSEDIAALFIAIEAQAGMAVLTEGIFPMLPSTLTVIRFSPELAPLLIAAGTPTLRPNPNSEAFLKILLEEMNRSSRRKK; encoded by the coding sequence ATGGAACTTCGGCACCTGCGATATTTCGCCGCTGTCGCCGCTCACGGCAACTTTAGCCGTGCGGCAAACCAGTTGCACATGACCCAACCGGCCTTGAGCCGCCAGGTAAAAAACCTGGAAGACGAAATCGGAGTCGCACTTGTCGTTCGAGGCCAAAACACGATTTCCCTGACTTCGGCCGGAGAAAACTTCTACGAAGAGGCGAAGGATATTCTGGCCCGCGTGGACGTCGCAGTTCGAAGAATCAGAACTCGCCCGCAGGGGGAGAAGCTACGCGTTGGGTATGTTCACTCCCTCACTGCCGGGATCATGCCACGGGTCGTTGAGCAATTTCAGACTTTCAACAGAGGTGTCTTTCTTGAGCTCTCCGACCTCACGACAGAGACGATGTGCCAGAGAGCCGCCGCCGAACAAATTGACATCGCAATTCTCCCCAAGAGTTTGGAGACGCATTTCAAAGGATTTCAATGGGTGGAATTGCAAAGGCTTGCCCCAGTGCTTGTCATCTCGAAAAAAAGCCCGCTCGCCAAATTGGCCAAAATTCATCCGGAGAAGCTCCGCGAGAAGACGCTGCTCGGCTTGGGCGCTGACAAGTATCCGGAATATGTTCCGCGACTTAAGGCCATTCTCGAGCCATTTGGCGTTAAGCCGCAATTGCGCAATCACACCTCGGAAGACATCGCCGCACTGTTTATCGCCATTGAGGCACAGGCCGGCATGGCCGTTTTGACGGAAGGCATCTTCCCCATGCTTCCCTCGACCCTCACAGTGATCCGGTTTTCGCCCGAGCTGGCTCCGCTCCTGATTGCAGCGGGGACACCAACCCTCCGCCCCAACCCGAATTCCGAGGCCTTCCTAAAAATCCTGTTGGAGGAAATGAATAGATCCTCCCGTCGCAAAAAATAG
- the wrbA gene encoding NAD(P)H:quinone oxidoreductase yields MTKILVLYYSMYGHIEIMAKAVAEGVRSANADVVIKRVPDTMVPELAKQYGAKLEQEAPLATPDELPQYDAIIFGTPTRFGNMAGQMRNFLDQTGKLWLKGALIGKVGSVFTSTGTGGGNESTILTFIPTLLHHGMIYVGLPYAIPETMDISEVRGGSPYGAGTIAAPDGSRLPSAKELTMARFQGKHVAGIAGKLKAN; encoded by the coding sequence ATGACCAAGATACTCGTCCTCTATTACTCAATGTATGGCCACATCGAAATCATGGCCAAAGCCGTCGCCGAAGGCGTCCGTTCGGCGAATGCCGATGTGGTGATAAAGCGCGTTCCCGATACGATGGTGCCCGAACTGGCCAAGCAATACGGGGCGAAGCTTGAGCAGGAGGCGCCGTTGGCGACGCCGGATGAACTTCCGCAATACGATGCCATCATTTTTGGCACTCCCACCAGATTTGGGAACATGGCTGGACAGATGCGGAACTTTCTCGACCAGACAGGAAAGTTGTGGCTCAAGGGCGCCCTTATCGGAAAAGTTGGCAGCGTTTTTACCAGCACCGGCACAGGCGGGGGGAATGAGTCTACCATTCTCACCTTCATTCCCACGTTGCTGCATCATGGCATGATTTACGTGGGGTTGCCTTACGCAATCCCCGAGACGATGGATATCAGCGAAGTGCGCGGCGGGAGTCCCTACGGGGCTGGAACGATTGCGGCTCCTGATGGCTCGCGCCTGCCAAGCGCCAAGGAATTGACGATGGCCCGATTTCAGGGCAAGCACGTCGCGGGCATCGCGGGAAAACTGAAAGCAAACTGA